From a single Mobula birostris isolate sMobBir1 chromosome 13, sMobBir1.hap1, whole genome shotgun sequence genomic region:
- the LOC140207637 gene encoding uncharacterized protein: protein MADQRVHTRERPFTCSDCGKGFHQSSTLLVHKSVHTGERPFTCLNCGKGFTQSSNLIVHQRVHIREKPFTCSDCGKGFTRSSDLLVHQRVHTGERPFTCSDCGMGFTQSSKLKEHQRVHTGEWPFTCSDCGKGFTCLSKLKVHQRVHTGERPFTCSDCGKGFSRSSKLLAHQSVHTGERPFTCSDCGKGFSRSPDLLEHQRVHTAERPFICSDCGKGFTRSPDLLAHQRVHTGERPFTCSDCGKGFTRSPDLLEHQRVHTAERPFICSDCGKGFTRSPDLLAHQSVHTGERPFTCSDCGKGFSRSPDLLEHQRVHTAERPFICSDCGKGFTRSPDLLAHQRVHTGERPFTCSDCGKGFTRSPDLLEHQRVHTAERPFICSDCGKGFTRSPDLLAHQRVHTGERPFTCSDCGKGFTRSPDLLAHQRVHTGERPFSCSDCGKGFSRSPDLLVHQQVHTGERPFTCSDCGRRFTQSSTLQRHQSVHTGERPFSCSVCGKRFTRSSNLESHQRVHTGEKPFTCSECGKGFTHSFTLHRHQRVHSGEKPFTCSDCGKRFTWSSQLLAHQSVHTGEAVPLL, encoded by the coding sequence ATGGctgatcagcgagttcacaccagggagagaccgttcacctgctcagactgtgggaagggattccatcagtcatccaccctactggtacacaagtcagttcacactggggagaggccgttcacctgcttgaactgtgggaagggattcactcagtcatccaatttAATAGTGCACCAGCGGGTTCACAtcagggagaagccattcacctgctcagactgcgggaaggggttcactcggtcatctgacctactggtgcaccagcgagttcacactggggagaggccattcacctgctcagactgtgggatgggattcactcagtcatctaaactgaaggaacatcagagagttcacaccggggaatggccattcacctgctcagactgcgggaagggattcacttgtttatctaaactgaaggtacatcagcgagttcacactggagagaggccgttcacctgctcagactgtgggaagggattctctcggtcatccaagctactggcacaccagtcagttcacactggagagagaccattcacctgctcagactgtggaaagggattcagtcggtcacccgacctactggaacaccaacgagttcacactgcagagaggccgttcatctgctcagactgtgggaagggattcactcggtcacccgacctactggcacaccagagagttcacactggagagaggccgttcacctgttcagactgtgggaagggattcactcggtcacccgacctactggaacaccaacgagttcacactgcagagaggccgttcatctgctcagactgtgggaagggattcactcggtcacccgacctactggcacaccagtcagttcacactggagagagaccattcacctgctcagactgtggaaagggattcagtcggtcacccgacctactggaacaccaacgagttcacactgcagagaggccgttcatctgctcagactgtgggaagggattcactcggtcacccgacctactggcacaccagagagttcacactggagagaggccgttcacctgttcagactgtgggaagggattcactcggtcacccgacctactggaacaccaacgagttcacactgcagagaggccgttcatctgctcagactgtgggaagggattcactcggtcacccgacctactggcacaccagagagttcacactggagagaggccgttcacctgttcagactgtgggaagggattcactcggtcacccgacctactggcacaccagagagttcacactggagagaggccgttcagctgctcagactgtgggaaggggttcagtcggtcacccgacctactggtacaccagcaagttcacactggggagaggccattcacctgttcagactgtgggaggaggtTCACTCAGTCCTCCACtttacagagacaccagtcagttcacacaggggagaggccgttcagctgctcagtctgtgggaagagattcactcggtcatccaacctagagagtcatcagcgagttcacactggggagaagccattcacctgctcagaatgtgggaagggattcactcattcattcaccctacacagacatcaacgagttcacagtggggagaagccgttcacctgctcagactgtgggaagagattcacttggtcatcccaactactggcacaccagtcagttcatacgggagaggctgttcccctgcTATGA